In a single window of the Pontibacter russatus genome:
- a CDS encoding aldo/keto reductase, whose protein sequence is MKQRRIGQSDLYVFPIGLGAMGMSDFYGQPDEQESIRTLHTALARGVNLIDTADMYGVGRNEELLKKALHDRWDQVVLATKFGIVREPGSKRSSGISGKPDYVKKACEASLKRLGRDSIDLYYLHRVDPETPIEETVQAMAELVQEGKVRYIGISEASGETLRRAHAIHPITAIQSEYSLWSQDVEETTLPACRELGVGFVAYSPLGRGFLTGSIKSFDDLDADDYRRSSPRFMGDNFQKNLDLVKKVEQIAEAKECAPAQLALAWLLYQGEDIIPIPGTTKVKHLLTNIEAVNVALTEEDLQEIGSIMRNIHGTRYDEKGMRLVNA, encoded by the coding sequence ATGAAACAAAGAAGAATCGGCCAGAGCGACTTGTATGTGTTCCCGATTGGGCTGGGCGCCATGGGCATGTCAGACTTTTACGGGCAGCCGGACGAACAGGAATCCATCCGCACCCTGCACACGGCCCTGGCGCGGGGCGTGAACTTAATCGACACGGCCGATATGTACGGGGTGGGCCGGAACGAAGAACTGCTGAAAAAGGCGCTGCACGACCGCTGGGACCAGGTGGTGCTGGCCACCAAATTCGGGATAGTGCGGGAGCCCGGCTCCAAACGCTCCAGCGGCATCAGCGGCAAGCCGGATTATGTAAAGAAAGCCTGCGAGGCCAGCCTCAAGCGCCTGGGCCGCGACAGCATCGACCTGTACTACCTGCACCGCGTGGACCCCGAAACGCCCATCGAGGAAACCGTGCAGGCCATGGCCGAACTGGTGCAGGAAGGGAAGGTGCGCTATATCGGCATCTCCGAGGCCTCCGGCGAGACCCTCAGACGCGCCCATGCTATCCACCCGATCACGGCCATCCAAAGCGAGTATTCGCTCTGGAGCCAGGATGTGGAGGAAACGACGCTGCCCGCCTGCCGCGAGCTGGGCGTTGGCTTTGTGGCCTACAGCCCGCTGGGCCGCGGCTTCCTGACGGGCAGCATCAAAAGCTTCGATGACCTGGATGCCGACGACTACCGCCGCAGCTCGCCGCGCTTTATGGGCGACAACTTCCAGAAGAACCTGGACCTGGTGAAGAAGGTGGAGCAGATAGCCGAGGCAAAGGAATGCGCGCCCGCGCAGCTGGCGCTGGCCTGGCTCCTGTACCAGGGCGAGGACATCATCCCTATACCGGGCACCACGAAGGTAAAGCACCTGCTCACCAACATCGAAGCCGTGAACGTAGCCCTTACCGAAGAAGACCTGCAGGAAATCGGCAGTATCATGAGAAACATCCACGGCACCCGCTACGACGAGAAAGGCATGCGCCTCGTAAATGCCTGA
- a CDS encoding Dabb family protein — MRNLLLFGFGCLLLSACDQRAPSAATTAQEAPVAASLPAEANIQRIVCFKFKPGTTPEAIAQHMRGFAGLKDSISYILSYHAGPTVLGDLTEQPEYDVMHYTTYRNEEEIKRYSVHPVHQRFIAQNKAIWDKVLVINSRVRP; from the coding sequence ATGAGAAATCTATTACTATTCGGATTTGGCTGCTTGCTCCTTTCGGCCTGCGACCAACGGGCTCCCTCCGCAGCCACCACAGCACAGGAGGCACCGGTTGCCGCAAGCCTGCCGGCTGAAGCCAATATCCAGCGGATTGTCTGCTTTAAGTTTAAGCCCGGCACCACCCCCGAGGCTATCGCGCAGCACATGCGGGGCTTCGCAGGCCTGAAGGACAGCATCTCCTATATCTTGTCTTACCACGCGGGCCCCACCGTGCTGGGAGACCTGACCGAGCAGCCGGAGTATGATGTGATGCATTATACCACCTACCGCAACGAAGAAGAGATAAAGCGCTACTCGGTGCATCCGGTGCATCAGCGCTTTATAGCACAGAACAAGGCCATCTGGGACAAAGTGCTGGTGATAAACTCGCGGGTGCGGCCTTGA
- a CDS encoding MBL fold metallo-hydrolase produces the protein MEAPKNKYYAGRRETFAVAPRVWGLKTIFVNLYFIANPDGSWVLVDAGVPGCTAKIRRAAGELFGDESRPRAILLTHGHFDHIGAVKDLAHEWDVPVYAHPMELPYLTGLSSYPPPDSSVGGGGMAYMAFAYPKKPINIKNYIELLPEDGSVPGLEGWRWLHTPGHTAGHVSFFREEDRVLVLGDAFTTRDAESALAVMTEKREVHGPPAYFTPDWAAAHHSVEILSELSPEVAASGHGMPMAGEELRRQLDDLVKNFWVKAVPSTGRYIHEPAITDERGVVSVPPPVGNPVPKIVAIAGAVALAGLALSVMGRRRAEKFGRKGKRPYSHNRVASGLPPTVEPKSDDPTGHTNNYP, from the coding sequence ATGGAAGCTCCTAAAAATAAATATTACGCCGGCAGAAGGGAAACCTTTGCCGTGGCACCCCGCGTGTGGGGCCTGAAAACAATCTTTGTGAACCTGTATTTTATCGCGAACCCCGATGGCTCGTGGGTGCTCGTAGACGCGGGCGTGCCGGGCTGCACCGCCAAAATTCGGCGGGCGGCTGGCGAACTGTTTGGAGACGAATCGCGGCCCAGGGCCATCCTGCTCACCCACGGGCACTTCGACCATATAGGCGCCGTGAAAGACCTGGCGCACGAGTGGGATGTGCCGGTGTACGCCCACCCGATGGAGCTGCCCTACCTCACCGGCCTGTCCAGCTACCCGCCCCCCGATTCGAGTGTGGGCGGAGGCGGCATGGCCTATATGGCGTTTGCCTACCCCAAAAAGCCCATCAACATCAAAAACTATATTGAGCTGCTGCCCGAAGACGGCTCGGTGCCCGGGCTGGAAGGCTGGCGCTGGCTGCATACCCCCGGCCACACCGCCGGGCATGTGTCTTTTTTCAGGGAGGAGGACCGCGTGCTGGTGCTTGGCGACGCCTTCACGACACGCGACGCGGAGTCTGCGCTGGCGGTGATGACGGAGAAGCGCGAAGTGCATGGCCCGCCCGCCTACTTCACCCCCGACTGGGCCGCCGCCCACCACTCTGTGGAGATACTCTCTGAGCTTAGCCCTGAAGTGGCGGCCTCGGGCCACGGTATGCCCATGGCGGGTGAGGAACTCCGCCGGCAGCTAGACGACCTGGTGAAGAACTTCTGGGTGAAGGCCGTGCCCAGCACAGGGCGCTATATACACGAGCCAGCCATCACAGACGAGCGCGGGGTGGTGTCGGTGCCGCCGCCGGTGGGCAATCCGGTGCCAAAAATTGTGGCCATTGCCGGGGCCGTGGCGCTGGCGGGGCTGGCGCTGTCGGTGATGGGCAGGCGCCGCGCCGAAAAATTTGGCCGGAAGGGCAAGAGGCCTTACTCCCACAACCGCGTGGCCTCGGGCCTGCCGCCAACTGTAGAACCGAAAAGCGACGACCCGACCGGGCACACCAACAATTATCCGTGA
- the pepE gene encoding dipeptidase PepE: MSRNLLLISTSTTHGTGYLEHAGEEVKALLEGKTSLLFIPYARPGGISHSDYTATAREAFAKWGIRVAGAHEYDEPVKAVNEAEAVFIGGGNTFVLLRNLYANKLVQPLQQRVQQGVPYIGTSAGTNVAGKTIGTTNDMPIVHVKTFDALQLVPFNINPHYQDPVQGSTHMGETRETRIAEFHYHNRQPVVGLREGSMLRVIKDTITLKGNLTARIFLQGEKPMEFAPGDDINFLLDAN, from the coding sequence ATGAGCAGAAATTTATTGTTAATCAGTACCTCCACCACCCATGGCACCGGCTACCTGGAGCATGCCGGGGAGGAAGTGAAGGCCCTTCTTGAAGGCAAAACCAGCCTGTTGTTCATTCCCTATGCCCGCCCGGGCGGCATCTCCCACAGCGATTACACCGCCACTGCCCGTGAGGCTTTCGCAAAGTGGGGCATCCGCGTGGCCGGGGCCCACGAATACGACGAACCGGTGAAGGCGGTGAACGAGGCGGAGGCCGTGTTTATCGGGGGCGGCAACACCTTTGTGCTGCTGCGCAACCTCTATGCGAATAAACTGGTGCAGCCGTTGCAGCAGCGCGTGCAACAGGGGGTGCCCTATATAGGAACCAGCGCGGGCACTAATGTGGCGGGCAAAACCATCGGCACCACCAACGACATGCCCATCGTACACGTCAAAACCTTCGATGCGTTGCAACTGGTGCCGTTCAACATCAACCCGCACTACCAGGACCCGGTACAGGGTTCCACGCATATGGGCGAGACCCGTGAAACCCGTATCGCAGAATTCCACTACCACAACCGCCAGCCCGTGGTGGGCCTGCGCGAAGGCAGCATGCTGCGCGTGATAAAGGATACCATCACCCTGAAAGGAAACCTCACAGCCCGTATTTTCCTGCAGGGCGAGAAACCCATGGAGTTTGCCCCCGGCGATGATATCAATTTCCTGCTGGATGCGAATTAA
- the proB gene encoding glutamate 5-kinase, with translation MNYQPQRVVVKVGSNVLTKDDGTPDRERMAELVKQIVFLKEQGLQVVLVSSGAVAFARNSICFDDKTESVVRKQILASVGQIDIIYAYKDLFHAAGHQVAQIVVTPQDFLSRRHFLNIKGCLSGLLSHGIIPIINENDAVAVTELMFTDNDELASMTAAMIDADTLLLLTNVDGIYNGHPDDPRAKVIERVRRRSTGMGRYITASKSSMGRGGMQSKLKMAKKSAYLGIHVFIANGNRDNVLLDFYNKTLSATYFEPDSAKPSLKKWVAHSDNYAKGEVIVNEGAREALHAAEANSLLPIGVVSVSGDFSKGDIVRIKDEKGEEIGLGKAEYGSKKAAGNVGKSKQRPMVHYNYLYLFEYHSI, from the coding sequence ATGAATTACCAGCCACAGCGAGTTGTCGTGAAAGTAGGCTCCAACGTTCTGACCAAAGACGACGGCACCCCGGACAGGGAGCGGATGGCGGAACTTGTCAAGCAAATCGTCTTTCTGAAAGAGCAGGGGCTGCAGGTGGTGCTTGTGTCGTCGGGGGCGGTGGCCTTCGCCCGCAACAGCATCTGCTTCGATGATAAAACAGAGTCGGTGGTCCGGAAACAGATCCTTGCCTCCGTGGGCCAGATCGACATCATATATGCCTACAAAGACCTTTTTCATGCAGCGGGGCACCAGGTGGCGCAAATCGTGGTCACGCCCCAGGATTTCCTTTCGCGCAGGCATTTCCTGAACATCAAGGGCTGCCTTTCGGGCCTGCTCAGCCACGGCATCATCCCGATCATAAACGAGAACGACGCGGTGGCAGTGACGGAACTCATGTTCACGGACAACGACGAGCTGGCCAGCATGACCGCCGCCATGATAGACGCCGACACCCTGCTTCTGCTCACCAATGTGGACGGCATCTACAACGGTCACCCGGACGATCCGAGGGCGAAAGTAATCGAGCGGGTGCGGCGCAGGAGCACCGGCATGGGCCGCTATATAACCGCCTCGAAATCGTCTATGGGCCGTGGAGGCATGCAAAGCAAACTGAAGATGGCGAAGAAATCAGCTTACCTGGGCATCCATGTGTTCATCGCCAACGGCAACCGCGACAACGTGCTGCTCGACTTTTACAACAAAACGCTTTCCGCCACCTACTTCGAGCCCGATTCTGCCAAGCCGAGCCTCAAAAAATGGGTGGCCCACAGCGACAACTACGCAAAAGGCGAGGTGATCGTGAACGAAGGTGCCCGCGAGGCCCTACACGCGGCGGAGGCAAACAGCCTGCTGCCCATCGGGGTGGTTTCCGTGTCAGGCGATTTCTCGAAAGGGGACATCGTCCGGATAAAGGATGAGAAGGGCGAGGAGATCGGGCTGGGCAAGGCGGAGTATGGCTCTAAAAAGGCCGCCGGCAACGTGGGCAAGAGCAAGCAAAGGCCCATGGTCCACTACAACTACCTGTACCTGTTTGAGTACCACAGCATCTGA
- the proC gene encoding pyrroline-5-carboxylate reductase, whose product MHIDNVAILGTGNLGNAIAEGLLSNGKYGPENIYVTRRNTKSLQRLKDKGLQVTNDNSFAVKNCRYILLCVQPAHLEHVLNEIKPVLDPEQHVLLSVIAGVTIDDITSVVGDYPVVRCMPNTAIAVQESMTSLAFNAKAANVEEDVKEIFNCLGETLVIEEELMAGATVLCSSGIAFNMRFIRAVTQGGIQLGLDAEDAQKIAVQVSKGASTLLTINRSHPEQEIDKVTTPEGCTITGLNEMEHQGLSSAVIKGLVGSHQRILALKEQRDRDNSKISISALQELLQ is encoded by the coding sequence ATGCATATTGATAACGTCGCCATCTTGGGTACAGGAAATCTCGGAAACGCCATTGCAGAAGGACTCTTGAGCAATGGGAAATATGGACCGGAAAACATATATGTAACCAGGAGAAACACGAAGTCATTGCAGCGCCTGAAAGACAAAGGCCTGCAAGTTACCAACGACAACAGCTTTGCCGTTAAGAACTGCCGCTATATTCTGCTCTGCGTGCAGCCCGCGCACCTCGAGCACGTGCTGAACGAGATAAAGCCGGTCCTTGATCCTGAGCAGCATGTGTTGTTAAGCGTCATAGCAGGCGTCACCATCGATGACATCACCAGCGTAGTCGGCGATTACCCGGTCGTGCGGTGCATGCCGAACACGGCCATTGCCGTGCAGGAATCCATGACGAGCCTCGCTTTTAACGCCAAGGCGGCGAACGTGGAAGAGGACGTGAAAGAGATCTTCAACTGCCTCGGCGAGACACTGGTGATTGAGGAGGAACTGATGGCTGGGGCCACCGTGCTGTGCTCCAGCGGCATCGCCTTCAACATGCGCTTTATCAGAGCCGTTACGCAGGGCGGCATCCAGCTCGGCCTGGATGCGGAAGACGCCCAGAAAATAGCCGTGCAGGTCAGCAAGGGGGCCTCCACGCTCCTCACCATCAACAGGTCGCACCCAGAGCAGGAGATAGACAAGGTAACCACGCCGGAGGGGTGCACCATCACGGGCCTCAACGAGATGGAGCACCAGGGCCTGAGTTCTGCCGTCATCAAAGGTCTGGTGGGTTCGCACCAGCGCATTCTCGCCCTGAAAGAGCAGCGCGACAGGGACAACAGCAAGATCTCGATCAGTGCGCTGCAGGAGCTGCTGCAGTAA
- a CDS encoding xanthine dehydrogenase family protein molybdopterin-binding subunit, translating to MERATATDERRQPDEEEISQFSKSRRRFFKLLGGGIAVTFVLQDAFALVADSEEAGATGKATADAVEAWLHIGEDNAVTVYTGKVEVGQNIRTSLAQAVAEELYMPVASITLIMGDTARTPYDSGTYGSLTTPRMSPQLRRAAAAARETVLELAAKAWGVPKKDLRVSGGNVINPKTNKSLTLGQLTKGKEILKTVSDDIPLIPAEAWKIAGTSVPKVGATELLTGAHKFVSDMKLPGMLYGKVLRAPAFKATVESADLSAAKAMPGVVAVHENNFIGVAAPDRSTAEKALAAIKVKWNTTKQPSRSEIFSYFKENASDGGGRGSTEEGNITEGMAAASKTLHGKYTVDYIAHAPMEPRAALAQWDKDKLTVWTGTQRPFGVQEELSELFSMPKEKVRVIMPDTGSAYGGKHSGEAALEAARLAKAAQKPVKLVWTREEEFTWAYFRPGGLIEVSSGVTDDGTITSWEFHNYNSGTSGIKMPYMVANQLVQYHPVDSPLYQGSYRGLASTANIFVIESQMDDLAHLVNMDPLAFRLKNLQESRLRNVFEAAAKGFGWGKTTPAPNHGYGIGGGTEKGGFTATCAEVAVDPVSGEVKVIRATTAFECGAVVNPAHLDNQIMGAVVQGLGGALFEAVDFENGRIQNPHFAQYRVPRFRDMPAMQLIQLNRKDLPSSGAGEAPIVGIAPAIRNAIAQATGVRLKTLPLVPKGMKGLLGSR from the coding sequence ATGGAGCGAGCAACAGCAACCGACGAACGACGTCAGCCGGACGAGGAGGAAATCAGCCAGTTCAGTAAAAGCAGGCGCCGGTTCTTTAAACTATTGGGTGGCGGGATAGCCGTTACGTTTGTGCTGCAGGATGCTTTTGCGCTGGTGGCCGATTCAGAAGAAGCAGGCGCGACAGGTAAAGCTACGGCGGATGCCGTGGAAGCCTGGCTGCATATAGGCGAGGACAATGCGGTGACGGTATATACCGGCAAGGTGGAAGTGGGCCAGAACATCCGCACCTCGCTTGCCCAGGCGGTGGCGGAGGAACTATATATGCCCGTAGCTTCCATCACCCTGATAATGGGCGACACTGCCCGCACGCCCTATGATTCCGGCACCTATGGCAGCCTCACCACACCACGGATGAGTCCGCAATTGCGCCGGGCCGCCGCGGCAGCCCGCGAAACCGTACTGGAACTGGCCGCCAAAGCGTGGGGCGTGCCTAAAAAAGATTTGCGGGTGTCCGGCGGAAACGTCATCAACCCCAAGACAAACAAATCCCTAACTCTCGGACAGCTTACCAAAGGAAAGGAGATCCTGAAGACTGTTTCAGATGATATCCCGCTTATTCCTGCGGAAGCCTGGAAAATAGCCGGAACCTCTGTGCCAAAAGTCGGTGCGACGGAGCTGCTGACCGGGGCGCATAAGTTTGTTTCTGATATGAAACTCCCGGGCATGTTGTATGGGAAAGTGCTGCGCGCACCCGCTTTCAAAGCTACCGTGGAAAGCGCCGATCTTTCTGCCGCCAAGGCCATGCCGGGCGTGGTGGCAGTGCATGAGAATAATTTTATCGGGGTGGCCGCTCCAGACCGCTCCACCGCAGAAAAAGCCCTGGCCGCCATCAAAGTGAAATGGAACACCACCAAACAGCCTTCCCGTTCGGAGATATTCTCTTATTTCAAAGAAAATGCTTCGGATGGCGGTGGCAGGGGAAGTACCGAGGAAGGAAACATAACCGAAGGCATGGCCGCCGCCAGCAAAACACTGCACGGGAAATACACGGTTGATTATATAGCCCACGCCCCCATGGAGCCGCGTGCCGCCCTGGCGCAGTGGGACAAGGATAAGCTCACTGTCTGGACGGGGACGCAACGGCCCTTCGGGGTGCAGGAAGAGCTCTCAGAACTCTTCAGTATGCCCAAAGAAAAGGTGCGGGTAATTATGCCCGACACAGGATCGGCATACGGTGGCAAACACTCCGGCGAGGCAGCCCTGGAGGCCGCACGGCTGGCCAAAGCCGCCCAAAAACCGGTGAAGCTTGTCTGGACAAGGGAGGAGGAATTCACCTGGGCCTATTTCAGGCCGGGCGGGCTGATAGAGGTAAGCAGCGGCGTCACAGACGATGGCACCATCACCTCCTGGGAATTCCATAACTATAACTCCGGGACATCCGGCATTAAAATGCCCTATATGGTGGCCAACCAGCTGGTGCAGTACCATCCCGTGGATTCCCCGCTGTACCAGGGCTCCTACCGGGGGCTTGCCTCCACCGCGAACATTTTTGTGATAGAGTCGCAGATGGATGACCTGGCGCACCTCGTGAACATGGATCCGCTGGCGTTCCGGCTGAAGAACCTGCAGGAATCCCGGCTGCGCAACGTTTTCGAGGCGGCGGCAAAAGGCTTCGGCTGGGGCAAAACAACCCCCGCCCCAAACCACGGCTATGGCATTGGCGGCGGCACCGAGAAGGGCGGCTTTACGGCTACCTGCGCCGAGGTGGCAGTTGATCCGGTATCCGGGGAGGTAAAGGTCATTCGGGCCACCACCGCTTTTGAATGTGGCGCCGTGGTGAACCCGGCGCATCTCGACAACCAGATTATGGGCGCGGTGGTGCAGGGGCTTGGGGGCGCCTTGTTCGAAGCCGTCGACTTTGAGAACGGCAGAATACAGAACCCGCACTTCGCGCAGTACCGGGTGCCGCGCTTTAGGGACATGCCCGCCATGCAGCTAATCCAGCTCAACAGGAAAGACCTGCCCTCCTCCGGGGCCGGCGAAGCGCCCATCGTGGGCATCGCGCCCGCCATCCGGAATGCCATCGCGCAGGCTACGGGTGTCCGGCTCAAGACGCTGCCGCTCGTGCCAAAAGGCATGAAAGGGCTGCTTGGCAGCCGCTGA
- a CDS encoding (2Fe-2S)-binding protein, with translation MELLINGKKHAVKASADQLLLHVLRDELDLTGTKYGCGEGQCGACTVLLDNKAVRSCRTPLSAVQGKEIMTIEGLATNGKLHPVQQAYQNVDVFQCGYCAPGMVMSTVALLRENPNPTEAEIIQFMNGNICRCGTYPKIITAIQEAANA, from the coding sequence ATGGAACTACTGATAAACGGGAAAAAGCATGCCGTAAAAGCCAGCGCTGATCAGCTGCTGCTGCACGTGCTGCGTGATGAGCTCGACCTGACCGGCACCAAGTACGGATGCGGCGAAGGCCAGTGTGGTGCCTGCACGGTGCTGTTGGACAACAAAGCCGTCCGCTCCTGCAGAACGCCCCTGAGCGCCGTGCAGGGCAAGGAAATCATGACCATTGAAGGGCTTGCCACCAACGGGAAGCTGCACCCTGTGCAGCAGGCCTACCAGAACGTCGACGTTTTCCAGTGTGGCTATTGTGCGCCGGGCATGGTGATGTCTACCGTGGCGCTGCTGCGCGAAAACCCAAACCCGACCGAGGCGGAAATTATCCAGTTCATGAACGGGAACATTTGCCGCTGCGGCACCTATCCCAAAATCATAACGGCTATACAGGAAGCCGCCAACGCATAA
- a CDS encoding TonB-dependent receptor gives MRRLLLFFFLLPTLALAQQGVITGTVRDVNTQEPLIGVSVLLADTQLGTVSDETGRYRLDGVPLGSYTVQATYLGYQPQSKFNINVTAGNVQILNFEMAPAASELQQVEVVANRAQSAAVADLVTPLSVQSLSTEEIRSNPGGNFDISKVVQVLPGVATSGTGGGSRNDLIIRGGAPNENVYYLDGIEIPLINHFTTQGSAGGATGILNVSFIEDLKVSSSAFDARYNNALSSVFEFRQRYGNPERFSGNVRLSGSEFATTLEGPISSKTTYLVSARRSYLQFLFKLLDLPIRPNYWDFQYKIDHRIDSKTSLSFLGVGAIDEFSFGVPRNSTPENEYILRSIPLNNQWNYTTGLAVKRLVTDGYINLALSRNAFNIDLEKPEAVQTGEASRLALESNSRETENKLRLDVNKYTNGWKYAYGVSGQYVQFSNDIFSVIRQEVRDENDQLVQPAQTVNYDTELDFFRYGAFGQVSRSVLDNRLGLSFGVRTDMNTFTEEGRNPLNTLSPRLALSYFLSEKWTLNASSGIYYKLPIYTVLGYQENGEYLNKAADYTRSVHYVLGTEFLPRLDLRFTLEGFYKDYDNYPVSLRDGISLANQGGDFGSIGNEAVTTSGKGRAYGMEFYLQKKLTGTVFSVLSYTYVISEFAGTDGRYISSAWDYRHLVSGLVGKKLPRNWELGAKYRFAGGAPTTPFDLAASQRNYATLGVGILDYSRLNSERLRPFSQLDVRIDKKWNFNRITLDLFLDIANVLASKTPGYDRYTFERNADNTGFATTDAAPLRDDGSNAIPLILNNDDGNLVPTLGFIVEF, from the coding sequence ATGAGACGTTTGCTTTTGTTCTTTTTCCTGCTCCCGACGCTGGCGTTGGCGCAGCAGGGCGTTATTACCGGCACTGTTCGGGACGTGAACACCCAGGAGCCGCTGATCGGGGTTTCTGTGCTGCTGGCCGACACGCAGTTGGGTACGGTGAGTGACGAAACCGGAAGATACCGGCTGGACGGTGTGCCGCTCGGCAGCTACACGGTGCAGGCCACTTACCTCGGGTACCAGCCCCAAAGCAAGTTCAACATCAACGTGACGGCGGGCAACGTGCAGATCCTCAATTTTGAGATGGCCCCGGCGGCAAGCGAGCTGCAGCAGGTGGAGGTGGTGGCTAACCGCGCCCAGAGTGCCGCCGTAGCCGACCTCGTGACGCCGCTCTCGGTGCAAAGCCTCAGCACGGAGGAGATACGCAGCAACCCGGGCGGCAATTTCGACATCTCGAAAGTAGTGCAGGTGCTGCCCGGCGTGGCCACCAGCGGCACGGGCGGCGGCAGCCGCAACGACCTCATCATCCGGGGCGGGGCCCCGAACGAGAACGTCTACTACCTCGACGGCATCGAGATTCCGCTCATCAACCATTTCACCACGCAGGGGAGCGCGGGCGGGGCCACGGGCATCCTGAATGTGTCGTTTATCGAGGACCTGAAAGTGAGTTCTTCGGCTTTTGATGCGCGCTACAACAACGCGTTGTCTTCGGTGTTCGAGTTCAGGCAGCGCTATGGCAACCCCGAGCGCTTTTCGGGGAACGTGCGCCTGAGCGGTTCGGAGTTCGCCACCACCCTGGAGGGACCGATCTCCTCAAAAACTACTTATCTGGTCTCGGCCAGGCGGTCGTACCTGCAGTTTTTGTTCAAGCTCCTCGACCTGCCTATCCGGCCCAATTACTGGGACTTCCAATATAAGATTGACCACAGAATCGACAGCAAAACTTCCCTTTCCTTTTTGGGTGTCGGGGCCATCGATGAATTCTCTTTTGGCGTGCCGCGCAACAGTACCCCCGAGAACGAATACATCCTGCGCTCTATCCCGCTCAACAACCAATGGAATTATACCACCGGGCTTGCCGTGAAAAGGCTGGTGACGGACGGATATATCAACCTGGCGCTGAGCCGCAACGCCTTCAACATCGACCTGGAAAAACCGGAGGCGGTGCAAACCGGGGAGGCGTCGCGGCTCGCCTTGGAGTCCAACTCGCGGGAAACAGAAAACAAGCTGCGCCTGGACGTGAACAAGTATACGAACGGATGGAAGTACGCCTATGGCGTTTCGGGGCAGTACGTGCAGTTCAGCAACGACATCTTCAGCGTCATCAGGCAGGAAGTGCGCGATGAAAATGACCAGTTGGTGCAGCCCGCACAAACCGTGAACTACGACACCGAGCTGGATTTCTTCCGTTACGGCGCGTTTGGCCAGGTGTCGCGGTCGGTGCTGGACAACCGGCTGGGGCTGTCTTTCGGGGTTCGCACCGATATGAACACCTTCACAGAAGAGGGCCGAAACCCGCTGAACACGCTTTCGCCCCGCCTTGCCCTCTCCTATTTCCTTTCAGAAAAATGGACCCTGAACGCCTCCTCGGGCATTTACTACAAGTTGCCGATCTATACCGTGCTGGGCTACCAGGAAAATGGTGAATACCTGAACAAGGCGGCGGATTATACCAGGTCCGTCCACTACGTGCTGGGCACCGAGTTTCTGCCGCGCCTGGACCTGCGGTTTACGCTTGAGGGCTTTTACAAGGACTACGACAATTACCCCGTGTCGCTGCGCGACGGGATATCGCTGGCTAACCAGGGCGGCGACTTTGGATCCATCGGCAACGAGGCGGTCACCACGTCAGGCAAAGGGCGCGCTTACGGGATGGAGTTTTACCTCCAGAAAAAGCTGACGGGCACCGTCTTCTCCGTGCTCTCCTATACCTATGTCATCAGCGAGTTTGCGGGCACCGATGGCCGCTATATATCCAGCGCCTGGGATTACCGGCATCTGGTTTCGGGGTTGGTCGGCAAGAAACTGCCCCGCAACTGGGAGTTGGGCGCCAAATACCGCTTTGCCGGCGGCGCACCCACCACCCCCTTCGACCTGGCCGCCTCGCAGCGCAACTATGCGACGCTGGGGGTGGGCATACTCGACTATTCCAGGCTGAACTCAGAGCGGCTGCGCCCTTTCAGCCAGCTGGATGTGCGGATAGACAAAAAATGGAACTTCAACCGCATCACGCTGGACCTGTTCCTGGATATAGCCAACGTGCTGGCCAGCAAAACACCGGGCTACGACCGCTACACCTTCGAGCGCAACGCCGATAACACCGGCTTTGCCACCACCGATGCGGCTCCTCTGCGCGACGACGGCAGCAACGCCATCCCGCTCATCCTGAATAACGATGACGGAAACCTGGTGCCAACGCTCGGCTTTATCGTAGAGTTTTAA